One genomic region from Vicinamibacteria bacterium encodes:
- the rpoZ gene encoding DNA-directed RNA polymerase subunit omega, whose amino-acid sequence MDLTQAGSFLRVNVAAQRARQLMQGAAPMVATRSRKPAAIAIQEVEEGLVQAFAPSELPESMREAAFGPEESEAVDSDLDI is encoded by the coding sequence TTGGATTTGACACAAGCCGGTAGTTTTTTGCGGGTCAACGTCGCCGCCCAGCGCGCTCGCCAGCTCATGCAGGGTGCCGCCCCCATGGTGGCGACGCGGTCACGGAAACCCGCCGCCATCGCGATTCAGGAAGTGGAAGAAGGTCTCGTCCAGGCCTTCGCGCCCAGCGAGCTTCCCGAATCGATGCGAGAAGCCGCTTTCGGCCCGGAGGAGTCCGAAGCTGTCGACAGCGATCTCGATATCTAG
- a CDS encoding glycerophosphodiester phosphodiesterase: MSSNNHFFSGPSPRLFAHRGASAIAPENTIEAFRIAKEHGVSYLELDIHVSADGQLVVLHDPSVSRTTGRRGRVENMLYGEIRTLDAGFTFTLDHGRTFPFRGRGVTIPTLDTVLETFPEMRLTVEIKRTRNKVCEILRERLRQHGAEERVVVASHEHDTLARFRQLSPGVATGFSKNEVREFLGRLRAGELAGYRPPGMAFQVPEYKGLRRVVSRRVIEAIHRFGVEVHVWTVNEPIHIARLLDWGVDGIMTDDPVRALQNVAALSGLGNGPGGSVHAT; the protein is encoded by the coding sequence GTGTCATCGAACAATCACTTCTTTTCTGGACCTTCGCCGAGGCTCTTCGCCCACCGGGGAGCGAGTGCGATCGCGCCCGAGAACACCATCGAGGCGTTCCGCATCGCGAAAGAGCACGGGGTCTCCTACCTCGAGCTGGACATCCACGTGAGCGCGGACGGACAACTCGTCGTCCTCCACGATCCTTCGGTATCGCGAACCACAGGTCGGCGAGGTCGGGTCGAGAACATGCTCTACGGGGAGATTCGCACGCTCGACGCGGGCTTCACCTTCACTCTCGATCACGGCCGGACGTTCCCTTTCCGCGGTCGCGGCGTTACGATTCCGACGCTCGACACCGTGCTCGAGACCTTCCCCGAGATGCGGCTCACCGTCGAGATCAAACGCACCCGGAACAAAGTGTGCGAGATCCTGAGGGAAAGGCTCCGGCAGCATGGTGCGGAGGAACGCGTCGTCGTCGCGTCACACGAGCACGACACCCTAGCGAGGTTTCGCCAGCTTTCGCCTGGGGTGGCGACCGGCTTCAGCAAGAACGAGGTCCGAGAGTTCCTCGGGCGCTTGCGCGCCGGGGAGCTCGCCGGTTATCGTCCCCCGGGAATGGCATTTCAGGTGCCCGAGTACAAAGGCCTTCGTCGCGTCGTCTCCCGGCGCGTCATCGAAGCAATCCACCGCTTCGGGGTCGAGGTTCACGTCTGGACGGTCAACGAGCCCATTCACATCGCGCGCCTGCTCGACTGGGGCGTCGACGGCATCATGACCGACGACCCGGTCCGAGCCCTTCAGAACGTGGCCGCGCTGTCGGGACTCGGCAATGGTCCCGGAGGCTCGGTGCATGCGACTTGA
- a CDS encoding TlpA disulfide reductase family protein — protein MRLEVAVSIGLAAGSACEVNPGPQVDAPVPVFELADLTGKTHALGDLRGQVVVLNFWATWCPPCVDEMPSLEKLHRALGARGLAIVAVSVDERYDDIAEFVDRYGLSFLVLHDNGKKVSRRYQTFKYPETYIIDRNGRLKSKVVGPRDWASPTVIRDMVDLLSDVSSDSEEAPTEG, from the coding sequence ATGCGACTTGAGGTCGCGGTCTCGATCGGCTTGGCAGCGGGCTCCGCGTGCGAGGTGAATCCGGGGCCGCAGGTCGACGCCCCGGTTCCCGTTTTCGAGCTCGCCGATCTAACCGGCAAGACCCATGCTCTTGGAGATCTCCGTGGCCAGGTCGTCGTACTGAACTTCTGGGCGACCTGGTGTCCCCCTTGTGTCGACGAGATGCCGTCACTCGAGAAACTGCACCGGGCGCTGGGCGCAAGAGGCCTCGCGATCGTGGCCGTGTCGGTAGACGAGCGTTACGATGACATCGCGGAGTTCGTCGATCGTTACGGGCTGAGCTTCCTCGTGCTCCATGACAATGGCAAGAAGGTGTCACGCAGATACCAAACGTTCAAATATCCCGAGACCTACATCATCGATCGGAACGGTCGGTTGAAATCCAAAGTCGTGGGTCCCCGCGACTGGGCCTCCCCCACGGTCATTCGAGACATGGTCGACCTGTTGAGCGACGTTTCCTCCGATTCGGAAGAGGCCCCCACCGAAGGCTGA
- a CDS encoding NUDIX hydrolase, whose product MHIGRHIVQELVYTFGEPVVERWDVPLTPPEMDEVERHRNLGRAHDVSLVIQEADRLAVIRKPGYPEGAYRIPSGGIHPEESFVDGAIREALEETGLTVQIEDYLLQIHANFTCDERSSKWTTHVMLARREGGELAPRDSGEIESARWASWRELIDDVNPRLVGSGLGGLTYRARLHRRLLEIVDSSRP is encoded by the coding sequence GTGCATATCGGAAGACACATCGTCCAGGAGCTCGTCTATACCTTCGGTGAGCCCGTGGTGGAGCGCTGGGATGTGCCGCTCACTCCGCCCGAGATGGACGAAGTCGAGCGCCACCGTAACCTGGGTCGAGCCCACGACGTGAGCCTCGTGATTCAGGAGGCCGACCGCCTGGCGGTCATCCGCAAGCCCGGCTATCCCGAGGGTGCCTATCGGATCCCGTCGGGGGGAATCCATCCGGAGGAGTCCTTCGTGGACGGCGCCATACGCGAAGCGCTGGAGGAGACCGGTCTTACCGTCCAGATCGAAGATTACCTGTTGCAAATCCATGCGAACTTCACCTGTGACGAGCGATCGTCGAAATGGACGACTCACGTGATGCTGGCCCGGCGCGAGGGGGGAGAGTTGGCGCCGAGAGACTCCGGCGAGATCGAATCGGCGCGTTGGGCGAGCTGGCGCGAGCTCATCGATGACGTGAACCCGCGGCTCGTGGGATCCGGGCTCGGAGGTCTGACTTACCGGGCTCGGCTACACCGACGACTGCTGGAGATCGTGGACTCGTCTCGACCGTGA